A single window of Chitinophaga sp. XS-30 DNA harbors:
- a CDS encoding MarR family winged helix-turn-helix transcriptional regulator produces the protein MSNIEKLISIKTFTSEHHKGLISLIFVGNWIISKHQQFFKQYDITMQQFNILRILRGQHPKAASINTLKERMLDKMSDVSRLVERLRKAGLVERKNSEMDRRAVDVMITAKGLELLRVIDDQIGILESTLKDNLNEKEVVQLNRLLDKMLDAY, from the coding sequence ATGTCTAACATCGAAAAGCTGATTTCCATTAAAACGTTTACCAGTGAGCACCACAAAGGCCTGATCAGCCTCATTTTCGTCGGTAACTGGATCATATCAAAACACCAGCAGTTCTTTAAACAATATGACATCACGATGCAGCAGTTCAATATCCTGCGCATCCTCCGCGGTCAGCATCCGAAAGCCGCCAGTATCAACACGCTGAAGGAAAGGATGCTGGACAAGATGAGCGATGTCTCCCGCCTTGTGGAAAGACTGCGCAAGGCCGGGCTTGTAGAGCGGAAAAACAGTGAAATGGACCGCCGCGCGGTAGACGTGATGATCACCGCAAAGGGGCTGGAGTTGCTGCGTGTTATTGACGACCAGATCGGCATACTGGAAAGCACCCTGAAAGACAACCTGAACGAAAAAGAAGTTGTGCAGCTGAACCGCCTGCTGGACAAGATGCTGGATGCCTACTGA
- the mdh gene encoding malate dehydrogenase: MKVTVVGAGNVGATCANVLAHRDFLQEVVLLDIKEGTAEGKALDTWQQAPIDYYSTKVTGVTNDYAKTAGSDVVVITSGLPRKPGMSRDDLISTNANIVKSVTENVTKYSPDAIIIVVSNPLDVMTYCAFLNAKKDSSKVFGMAGILDTARYRAFLADEIGCSPKDIQAILMGGHGDTMVPLPRFTTVAGIPVTDLVAKDKLEAIIQRTKVGGGEIVNLLGTSAWYAPGAAAAQMVEAILKDEKRIFPVCAWLTGEYGLKDIYLGVPVVLGKNGIEKIIELNLNSDEKALLATSATHVKEVMEVLDNMKTPA, encoded by the coding sequence ATGAAAGTTACTGTTGTAGGAGCCGGCAATGTAGGTGCAACTTGCGCTAACGTACTGGCCCACAGGGATTTCCTGCAGGAAGTGGTGTTACTTGACATCAAGGAAGGCACTGCGGAAGGAAAGGCATTGGACACATGGCAGCAGGCGCCGATTGACTATTACAGCACCAAGGTTACCGGTGTAACGAACGATTACGCCAAAACCGCCGGCAGCGACGTAGTGGTGATCACTTCCGGCCTGCCCCGCAAACCGGGCATGAGCCGTGACGACCTGATCTCTACCAATGCCAACATCGTGAAATCCGTAACGGAGAACGTCACCAAATACTCCCCGGACGCAATCATCATCGTAGTATCCAACCCGCTGGACGTAATGACCTACTGCGCATTCCTGAATGCAAAGAAGGACAGCAGCAAAGTGTTCGGCATGGCCGGCATCCTGGATACCGCCCGTTACCGCGCATTTCTGGCAGACGAGATCGGCTGCTCCCCGAAAGACATCCAGGCCATCCTCATGGGCGGCCACGGCGATACCATGGTTCCCCTCCCCCGCTTCACCACCGTTGCCGGTATTCCGGTGACAGACCTGGTAGCGAAAGACAAACTGGAAGCCATCATCCAGCGTACCAAAGTAGGTGGTGGCGAGATCGTGAACCTGCTGGGTACCTCCGCATGGTATGCTCCCGGCGCTGCCGCCGCTCAAATGGTGGAAGCCATCCTGAAAGATGAAAAACGCATTTTCCCGGTTTGCGCATGGCTCACCGGAGAATACGGCCTGAAAGACATCTATCTCGGCGTACCCGTTGTACTCGGCAAGAACGGTATCGAAAAGATCATCGAGCTGAACCTGAACAGCGATGAAAAGGCACTCCTCGCTACTTCCGCCACACATGTGAAAGAAGTAATGGAAGTACTGGACAATATGAAAACACCCGCCTAA
- a CDS encoding MFS transporter: protein MNSTKPVKLLNAAVIVASLGYFVDIYDLLLFGIIRIKSLTSLGLSGQEIDTVGMWLINIQMTGMLIGGVIWGVLGDKKGRLSVLFGSILLYSVANIANGMISGDNAIGWYMIWRFVAGLGLAGELGAGITLVSEILPKEKRGLGTMIVASVGISGAVAAYFVSEYFGDNWRVCYYIGGALGLALLILRVSVAESGMFNTIKERNVSRGNYLLFFTSRERFFRYLKCILIGLPTWYAVGILVTFSNAFATKMGVQGNIDPGKAIMICYAALTVGDFASGYLSQLIRSRKKVLYIFYTLLCGAVVLYFNAHGVSAAAFYTICGLIGFSVGFWAIFVTVAAEQFGTNLRATAATTVPNFARGLLPLISIVFGGLQTAFGLSYLQSGFVTGILCICLAFAAAFMMTETFGKDLDYVEESPGQ, encoded by the coding sequence ATGAATTCCACAAAGCCCGTCAAACTGCTGAACGCAGCCGTGATCGTAGCATCACTGGGTTACTTCGTTGACATTTACGACCTGCTGCTATTCGGCATTATCCGTATCAAAAGCCTGACATCACTTGGTCTCAGCGGCCAGGAGATCGATACCGTGGGCATGTGGCTCATCAATATCCAGATGACGGGTATGCTGATCGGCGGTGTTATCTGGGGGGTGCTGGGCGACAAAAAAGGGCGCCTGTCTGTGCTGTTCGGTTCCATTCTGCTGTACTCGGTGGCCAATATTGCCAACGGGATGATCAGCGGAGACAATGCCATCGGCTGGTATATGATCTGGCGTTTTGTGGCGGGGCTTGGGCTTGCAGGAGAGCTGGGCGCGGGCATTACGCTGGTATCCGAGATCCTTCCGAAGGAGAAACGCGGCCTGGGCACCATGATCGTGGCCAGTGTGGGCATCTCCGGCGCCGTAGCGGCCTACTTCGTGTCGGAATACTTTGGGGACAACTGGCGGGTATGTTATTATATCGGCGGCGCGCTGGGCCTGGCCTTGCTGATCCTGCGGGTGAGTGTGGCGGAGTCCGGCATGTTCAATACCATAAAAGAACGCAACGTGAGCCGGGGAAATTACCTCCTGTTCTTTACCAGCCGGGAGCGGTTCTTCCGTTATCTGAAATGCATTCTCATCGGCCTGCCTACCTGGTATGCCGTAGGCATCCTGGTGACCTTTTCCAATGCGTTCGCAACAAAGATGGGCGTACAGGGAAACATCGATCCGGGCAAAGCTATTATGATCTGTTATGCGGCGCTGACGGTGGGGGATTTTGCCAGCGGGTATCTCAGCCAGCTGATACGAAGCCGGAAAAAGGTGTTATATATATTTTACACGCTGCTGTGCGGCGCGGTGGTCCTGTACTTCAATGCGCACGGCGTTAGCGCGGCGGCGTTTTACACGATATGCGGACTGATAGGTTTCAGCGTGGGTTTCTGGGCGATATTCGTGACGGTAGCGGCGGAACAGTTCGGCACCAATCTCAGGGCCACTGCCGCTACAACAGTCCCCAATTTTGCGCGGGGCCTGCTTCCCCTGATATCTATCGTATTCGGCGGCCTGCAGACGGCTTTCGGACTCAGCTATCTGCAAAGCGGGTTTGTTACCGGTATCCTTTGTATCTGCCTGGCCTTTGCGGCTGCGTTCATGATGACGGAAACTTTTGGCAAGGACCTCGATTATGTGGAAGAAAGCCCGGGTCAGTAG
- a CDS encoding peroxiredoxin produces MMRRWMFLFLCLPALLKAQSNTNSTTAVPPYKQYSIISPAPLTLYDGHVITKNDLPRNRPVIVFLFSVECDHCAHMTEEILQNIDKFKQATLLMVTPFKPDRMKAWYDQYNIGKYPGIIMAAEPTRQIVYYYDLENFPGVYIYDKKHKLVADYEGTVKLETLLKHL; encoded by the coding sequence ATGATGAGAAGATGGATGTTCCTGTTTTTATGCCTGCCTGCCTTGCTGAAGGCCCAGTCCAACACCAATTCCACCACAGCTGTTCCTCCGTACAAGCAATATTCGATCATCTCCCCCGCCCCGCTCACTTTGTATGACGGCCATGTCATCACCAAAAATGATCTTCCCCGCAACCGGCCCGTGATCGTTTTCCTGTTCAGCGTGGAATGCGATCACTGCGCTCATATGACGGAGGAGATCCTTCAGAACATCGACAAATTCAAACAGGCTACCCTGCTGATGGTCACCCCTTTCAAGCCGGACCGGATGAAGGCCTGGTACGACCAGTACAACATCGGAAAGTACCCCGGGATCATCATGGCAGCCGAGCCAACCCGCCAGATCGTGTACTATTACGACCTGGAAAACTTCCCCGGCGTGTACATCTATGATAAAAAGCACAAACTGGTGGCAGACTACGAAGGTACCGTTAAACTCGAAACTTTGTTAAAGCACTTGTAA
- the accB gene encoding acetyl-CoA carboxylase biotin carboxyl carrier protein, which produces MDFKQIQELIKMVNKSNISELSIEQDKFKITIKQKENEVQQIVTVPAVTAVQPVVAAPQPVAQAAAPAAAPAAPVASNLLTIKSPMIGTFYRSAGPDKPPFVNVGDDVTSGKVVCIIEAMKLFNEIESEVSGKIVKVLVDDASPVEYDQPLFLVEP; this is translated from the coding sequence ATGGACTTTAAACAGATTCAGGAGCTGATTAAGATGGTCAACAAATCCAATATCAGCGAACTGAGCATTGAGCAGGACAAGTTCAAGATTACAATAAAACAGAAGGAAAACGAAGTACAGCAGATCGTAACAGTACCGGCAGTAACTGCGGTTCAGCCAGTAGTGGCAGCTCCCCAGCCCGTTGCACAAGCCGCTGCCCCCGCAGCTGCTCCTGCTGCTCCCGTTGCCAGCAACCTGCTTACCATCAAATCCCCCATGATCGGCACTTTCTACCGCAGCGCGGGCCCGGATAAGCCGCCGTTCGTAAATGTGGGCGATGATGTAACATCGGGCAAGGTGGTATGTATCATTGAAGCCATGAAGCTGTTCAACGAGATAGAGAGCGAAGTGAGTGGAAAGATCGTGAAGGTGCTGGTAGATGACGCTTCTCCTGTGGAATACGATCAGCCGCTATTCCTGGTAGAACCGTAA
- the efp gene encoding elongation factor P has product MASTADIRTGLIIKLDNSLYSVVEFGQNKTARAAAKVWAKLKGVDNSRSIEHTWNSGDTIYPVRVEKKAFQFLYKDESGYNFMDKESFEQIVVSEQLIDSPQFLKDGDEVSISINTETELPMGVELPDKIVLKVTYSEPGMKGDTATRTLKPATVEGGATVMVPLFVNEGELIRVNTKTGEYIERVKE; this is encoded by the coding sequence ATGGCTTCCACTGCAGATATCAGAACAGGATTGATCATTAAGCTGGATAACAGCTTGTATTCTGTTGTAGAGTTTGGTCAGAATAAAACCGCCCGTGCCGCGGCCAAAGTATGGGCAAAATTGAAAGGGGTTGACAATAGCCGTTCAATAGAGCATACCTGGAACTCCGGCGATACCATTTACCCCGTGCGCGTGGAGAAAAAAGCTTTCCAGTTCCTGTACAAGGATGAAAGCGGATATAACTTTATGGACAAGGAGAGCTTCGAGCAGATCGTTGTCAGCGAGCAGCTGATAGATTCCCCCCAGTTCCTGAAAGACGGGGATGAAGTGTCCATTTCCATCAATACGGAAACCGAATTGCCCATGGGCGTTGAGCTGCCGGACAAGATCGTGCTGAAAGTAACCTACTCCGAGCCCGGTATGAAAGGCGATACTGCCACCCGTACCCTGAAACCTGCCACTGTTGAAGGCGGCGCTACAGTCATGGTGCCCCTGTTCGTGAATGAGGGAGAACTGATCCGTGTGAACACCAAAACAGGTGAATACATCGAACGCGTAAAAGAATAA
- a CDS encoding YceI family protein, with translation MKTLLLAAWICSPLSVSAQAATWKVDRDHSSVNFSVEHLVISEVDGSFRNFDGTIISSRPDFSDARVNFTIVVSSINTGNDPRDNHLRSDDFFNAEQYPEMTFKSTALTRTADGKYLMEGDLTIRDVTKSIKFNVAYGGTAKDSEGRQRAGFKANTYLNRFDYGLKWDKMTEAGGMVVDKMVNIELKLEFIKQ, from the coding sequence ATGAAAACGCTACTGCTGGCGGCATGGATATGCAGCCCCCTGAGCGTGAGCGCACAGGCAGCAACATGGAAGGTAGACAGGGATCACTCATCCGTTAATTTTTCAGTAGAACACCTGGTGATCTCGGAAGTAGATGGCAGTTTCAGGAATTTTGATGGCACGATCATTTCCTCCAGACCGGATTTTTCAGATGCCCGTGTCAATTTTACCATAGTGGTATCCAGCATCAATACAGGCAACGATCCGAGGGACAACCACCTGCGATCGGACGATTTTTTCAATGCGGAGCAATACCCTGAAATGACCTTTAAAAGCACGGCGCTGACCAGGACCGCAGACGGCAAATACCTGATGGAAGGAGACCTGACGATCCGTGACGTAACCAAAAGCATAAAATTCAACGTTGCGTACGGCGGCACGGCAAAAGACAGCGAAGGCCGCCAACGGGCAGGCTTCAAAGCCAACACCTACCTTAACCGGTTTGACTACGGCCTGAAGTGGGACAAAATGACCGAAGCCGGCGGCATGGTAGTGGACAAAATGGTGAACATCGAGCTGAAACTGGAGTTTATCAAACAATAA
- the purL gene encoding phosphoribosylformylglycinamidine synthase subunit PurL, whose amino-acid sequence MQTTVETAEQLGLTADEFERIKTILGRTPNFTELSMYSVMWSEHCSYKNSIVWLKSLPREGGRLLVKAGEENAGLVDIGDGWACVFKIESHNHPSALEPFQGAATGVGGIHRDIFTMGARPIAALNSLRFGNIKDKKTQHLLKGVVNGIGHYGNCFGVPTVGGEVYFEDCYSTNPLVNAMSVGVLKVGTMVSATSYGPGNPVFIVGSATGKDGIGGASFASADITEESAKDLPAVQVGDPFQEKKLLEACLEVVTTGALVGMQDMGAAGITCSTAEMSAKGEHGMNIHLDKVPTRQANMKGWEMLLSESQERMLIVVHKGREKEVLDIFDKWDLHCVQIGEVTKEPVLRFYMNGELEAEVPAESLVLGGGAPQYHRAYVEPKYFGKIKAYDIQDYPDITQAKVIAEKIAQLPNIASKRWVYTQYDSMVGTANASTNAPSDAAIVLVKGTRKALAVTTDCNSRYVYADPHAGGQIAVAEAARNIVCSGGEPVAITNCLNFGNPYDPEVYFQFVHAIKGMGEACRKFNTPVTGGNVSFYNQSPDGPVYPTPTIGMLGVLDSMDQRMTLGFRQKGDIIYLVGRSYNDISSSEYLHKLLGVEYSPAPHFSMEEEFQLQQAITKLIKAGLIQSAHDVSEGGLFITLLESAMAGKTGFDVTTNSAFRKDAYLFGEAQSRVVVSVNPADQEKFEALLHGLVDASDHSVRYERIGTVTTETLVVDGEDWGAVEEWKGKYDTALENHL is encoded by the coding sequence ATGCAAACTACAGTTGAAACCGCCGAGCAGTTAGGACTCACCGCAGACGAATTCGAACGTATAAAGACCATCCTGGGCCGCACGCCCAATTTTACAGAACTCAGCATGTACTCAGTTATGTGGAGTGAGCATTGCAGCTACAAGAACTCCATAGTATGGTTGAAGAGCCTGCCCCGCGAAGGTGGCCGGCTGCTGGTAAAAGCGGGAGAGGAGAATGCCGGCCTTGTAGATATCGGTGATGGCTGGGCCTGTGTATTCAAGATCGAATCGCACAACCACCCTTCCGCGCTGGAGCCTTTTCAGGGAGCGGCCACGGGGGTGGGTGGCATCCACCGCGATATATTTACCATGGGCGCCCGTCCCATTGCAGCGCTGAACTCTTTGCGCTTCGGTAATATCAAGGACAAAAAAACACAGCATCTGCTGAAAGGTGTGGTAAACGGCATTGGCCACTACGGCAACTGCTTTGGTGTGCCCACCGTTGGCGGCGAAGTATATTTCGAGGACTGCTACAGCACCAATCCCCTGGTGAACGCCATGAGCGTTGGCGTGCTGAAGGTCGGCACCATGGTGTCCGCCACATCATACGGTCCCGGTAACCCGGTGTTCATCGTTGGTTCCGCTACCGGTAAAGACGGTATCGGCGGCGCTTCCTTTGCTTCGGCCGACATCACGGAAGAAAGCGCGAAGGACCTGCCGGCCGTTCAGGTAGGTGACCCCTTCCAGGAAAAGAAACTGCTGGAAGCCTGCCTCGAAGTGGTAACGACCGGTGCACTGGTAGGCATGCAGGACATGGGCGCTGCAGGCATCACCTGCTCCACCGCGGAAATGAGCGCCAAAGGCGAACATGGCATGAATATCCACCTGGATAAAGTGCCCACCCGCCAGGCGAACATGAAAGGATGGGAAATGCTGCTGTCCGAAAGCCAGGAGCGCATGCTCATAGTGGTGCATAAAGGCCGCGAGAAAGAAGTGCTGGACATTTTCGATAAATGGGACCTGCACTGCGTGCAGATCGGGGAAGTTACCAAAGAACCCGTACTGCGTTTTTATATGAACGGGGAACTGGAAGCTGAAGTGCCGGCGGAAAGCCTGGTATTGGGCGGCGGCGCTCCCCAGTACCACCGCGCCTATGTTGAGCCGAAATATTTCGGGAAGATAAAGGCATACGATATCCAGGACTATCCGGATATCACCCAGGCAAAGGTCATCGCGGAAAAGATCGCCCAACTGCCGAATATAGCCTCCAAACGCTGGGTGTACACGCAATACGACAGTATGGTAGGTACCGCCAATGCCAGCACGAATGCCCCCAGCGATGCGGCCATTGTGCTCGTGAAAGGCACCCGCAAGGCCCTGGCTGTTACAACAGATTGCAACTCCCGTTATGTATATGCCGACCCGCATGCGGGGGGGCAGATAGCCGTAGCCGAGGCCGCCCGCAACATCGTGTGCAGCGGCGGCGAACCGGTAGCCATCACCAACTGCCTGAATTTCGGCAATCCCTACGACCCCGAAGTGTACTTCCAGTTCGTACATGCCATCAAAGGCATGGGAGAAGCCTGCCGCAAGTTCAATACCCCGGTTACCGGCGGTAATGTGAGTTTCTACAACCAGTCCCCTGACGGCCCGGTGTATCCCACGCCGACCATCGGCATGCTGGGCGTGCTGGATTCCATGGACCAGCGCATGACCCTCGGCTTCCGGCAGAAGGGAGATATCATTTATCTCGTTGGCCGCAGCTATAACGATATCAGCAGCTCCGAATACCTTCACAAGCTGCTGGGAGTGGAATACAGCCCCGCTCCGCACTTCAGCATGGAAGAAGAGTTCCAGCTGCAGCAAGCCATTACGAAACTGATAAAGGCCGGCCTTATCCAGTCCGCCCACGACGTTAGCGAGGGCGGCCTGTTCATTACCCTGCTGGAAAGCGCCATGGCCGGCAAAACCGGTTTTGACGTGACCACCAACAGCGCATTCCGCAAGGATGCCTACCTGTTCGGAGAAGCGCAAAGCCGCGTGGTGGTGAGCGTTAATCCGGCAGACCAGGAGAAATTCGAGGCACTGCTGCATGGCCTTGTAGATGCATCAGACCATTCCGTGCGGTACGAAAGAATAGGTACCGTCACTACCGAAACCCTCGTGGTGGACGGTGAGGATTGGGGCGCTGTGGAAGAATGGAAAGGTAAATATGATACCGCATTGGAGAATCACCTGTGA
- the accC gene encoding acetyl-CoA carboxylase biotin carboxylase subunit: MFKKILIANRGEIALRIIRTCKEMGIKTVAVYSTADKDSLHVRFADEAVCIGKPQSSDSYLNIPHLMAAAEITNADAIHPGYGFLAENARFAEICGEHGIKFIGPTPEMIRRMGDKMTAKETMIKAGVPVIPGSEGLLESVEQAKTLAKEMGLPVIMKATAGGGGKGMRVVWDENEIENAYTMAKTEAKAAFSNDGIYMEKFVEEPRHIEIQIAGDQYGKVCHLSERDCSIQRRHQKLVEESPSPFMTPELREKMGEAAIKAASAINYESVGTIEFLVDKHRNFYFMEMNTRIQVEHGVTEEVINFDLIKEQIKIAAGIPISGKNYTPQMHAIECRINAEDPYNDFRPSPGRITVLHTPGGHGVRVDSHIYAGYVIPPYYDSMVSKVIAVAQTREEAINTMERALSEFVIEGVKTTIPFHQQLMQDENFRKGNFTTKFTETFKLQ; this comes from the coding sequence ATGTTCAAAAAGATACTGATCGCCAACCGTGGCGAGATTGCCCTGCGGATCATCCGTACCTGTAAGGAAATGGGCATCAAAACGGTGGCAGTATATTCTACAGCGGATAAGGACAGTTTGCACGTCCGTTTTGCAGACGAGGCCGTATGTATTGGAAAACCGCAGAGCTCAGATTCCTACCTGAATATCCCGCACCTGATGGCGGCTGCAGAGATCACCAATGCAGACGCGATCCATCCCGGTTACGGCTTCCTGGCGGAAAATGCCCGTTTTGCAGAGATCTGCGGCGAGCACGGCATCAAATTCATCGGCCCCACTCCGGAAATGATCCGCAGAATGGGCGATAAAATGACCGCCAAGGAAACCATGATCAAAGCCGGCGTACCCGTGATCCCCGGCTCCGAAGGCCTGCTGGAAAGCGTGGAACAGGCCAAAACCCTGGCAAAGGAAATGGGCCTGCCCGTTATCATGAAAGCCACTGCCGGCGGCGGCGGTAAAGGCATGCGCGTGGTATGGGACGAGAACGAGATCGAGAACGCCTATACCATGGCCAAAACAGAAGCCAAAGCTGCTTTCAGCAACGATGGCATTTACATGGAAAAATTCGTGGAAGAGCCCCGGCATATTGAAATCCAGATCGCGGGAGACCAGTATGGGAAAGTCTGCCACCTCAGTGAGCGGGACTGCTCCATTCAGCGCCGTCATCAGAAACTGGTGGAAGAATCACCTTCTCCTTTCATGACGCCCGAACTGCGGGAAAAAATGGGGGAAGCCGCCATCAAGGCAGCCAGTGCCATCAATTATGAAAGCGTAGGCACCATCGAGTTCCTGGTAGACAAACACCGCAACTTCTATTTCATGGAAATGAACACCCGCATCCAGGTGGAGCACGGTGTAACCGAAGAGGTGATCAATTTCGACCTGATCAAGGAACAAATCAAGATCGCCGCCGGTATCCCCATTTCCGGGAAGAACTATACACCGCAGATGCATGCCATCGAGTGCCGCATCAATGCGGAAGACCCTTATAACGACTTCCGCCCGTCCCCGGGCCGCATTACGGTGCTGCACACCCCCGGCGGTCATGGCGTGCGTGTGGATTCGCATATCTATGCCGGCTATGTGATCCCGCCGTACTACGATTCCATGGTCTCCAAGGTCATTGCAGTAGCGCAAACCCGGGAAGAAGCCATCAATACCATGGAAAGGGCACTGAGCGAGTTCGTGATCGAAGGCGTGAAAACCACTATTCCGTTCCACCAGCAGCTGATGCAGGATGAGAATTTCAGGAAAGGGAATTTCACCACCAAATTCACGGAAACATTTAAATTGCAGTAA
- a CDS encoding glutamine synthetase III, whose amino-acid sequence MQSLRFQALEKVTGVDFKVKPELNGKITDVFGSNVFNGKVMREHLSDEAYKSLMNSIKGGNKIERKMADQIASGLKSWAMKKGVTHYTHWFQPLTGTTAEKHDSFFTIKSDGSSIETFDGDALVQQEPDASSFPNGGIRATFEARGYTAWDPSSPAFIIDQGAGKTLCIPTIFVAYTGESLDYKAPLLKALSALDKAAVDVCNYFDKNVTKVTATLGWEQEYFMIDEGLANARPDLVLAGRTVVGHAPAKGQQLEDHYFGAIPERVYAFMRDFEEESYKLGIPLRTRHNEVAPAQFECAPIFEEVNIAVDHNSLLMDVMSKVAKRHKLKVLLHEKPFAGINGSGKHNNWSLATDTGVNLLAPGKTPKTNLMFLTFFVNTIKAVHDYADLMRASIASPSNDFRLGANEAPPAIISVFTGKYLYEVLQEVKSRVNNKFDEQDEAILKLDLHRHIPELLLDNTDRNRTSPFAFTGNKFEFRAVGSSANCASAMTVLNSIMAKTLAEFKKEVDGLIEKGEKKEIAIMQTLRKYIVDSEKILFEGDGYSEEWTKEAEKRGLPNVKTTPKALDAMVSKKATELFTSTGVYNEKELHARHEILLEDYVKKVQIEARVIGDLATNHVLPAAVKYQNELLTNIKGLKEVGLKEDAYKAQLQIATKISEHINVISENVQAMIEARKVANKLEDSRQKAIDYCEKIKEPYFDVIRYHSDKLEFLVDDKIWGLPKYRELLFLR is encoded by the coding sequence ATGCAATCGTTACGCTTTCAAGCGCTGGAGAAAGTTACCGGCGTAGATTTCAAAGTTAAGCCCGAACTGAATGGTAAGATCACTGACGTGTTCGGGAGCAATGTGTTCAATGGCAAGGTAATGCGTGAACACCTGAGTGATGAGGCTTACAAGAGCCTGATGAACTCTATCAAGGGCGGTAATAAGATCGAGCGTAAGATGGCCGATCAGATCGCTTCAGGCCTGAAATCCTGGGCCATGAAAAAGGGCGTAACCCACTATACCCACTGGTTCCAACCCCTTACCGGCACTACTGCTGAAAAACATGACTCCTTCTTCACGATTAAAAGTGATGGTTCCAGCATCGAAACCTTCGACGGTGACGCGCTGGTACAACAGGAGCCGGATGCTTCCAGCTTCCCTAACGGTGGTATCCGCGCTACTTTCGAAGCACGCGGTTATACTGCATGGGATCCCTCCTCTCCTGCTTTCATTATTGATCAGGGCGCGGGCAAAACGCTTTGCATCCCTACTATCTTTGTTGCTTACACCGGCGAATCCCTGGATTACAAGGCGCCCCTGCTGAAAGCATTGTCCGCACTGGACAAAGCGGCAGTTGACGTGTGCAACTATTTCGACAAGAATGTTACCAAAGTTACTGCTACCCTTGGATGGGAACAGGAATATTTCATGATCGACGAAGGTCTGGCTAACGCCCGTCCTGACCTGGTGCTTGCCGGCCGTACCGTTGTTGGCCACGCTCCCGCCAAAGGTCAGCAACTGGAAGACCACTACTTCGGTGCGATCCCCGAGCGCGTATATGCATTTATGCGCGACTTCGAAGAAGAATCCTACAAACTGGGCATTCCTTTAAGGACCCGTCATAATGAAGTGGCGCCTGCACAGTTCGAGTGCGCTCCCATCTTCGAAGAAGTGAACATTGCAGTGGATCACAACTCCCTGCTGATGGACGTGATGAGCAAAGTGGCCAAACGCCACAAACTGAAAGTGCTGCTGCATGAGAAACCTTTTGCCGGCATCAACGGTTCAGGTAAACACAACAACTGGTCACTGGCTACCGATACCGGCGTTAACCTGCTGGCTCCCGGTAAAACACCGAAGACCAACCTGATGTTCCTCACTTTCTTTGTGAACACCATCAAGGCCGTACATGATTATGCCGATCTGATGCGTGCTTCCATTGCTTCTCCGAGCAACGACTTCCGCCTGGGCGCCAACGAAGCGCCCCCGGCTATCATCTCCGTATTTACCGGCAAATACCTGTATGAAGTACTGCAGGAAGTAAAAAGCCGTGTGAATAACAAATTCGACGAGCAGGACGAAGCGATCCTGAAACTGGACCTGCACCGCCATATTCCGGAGCTGCTGCTGGACAATACCGACCGTAACCGTACCTCTCCGTTCGCCTTCACCGGCAACAAGTTCGAGTTCCGCGCCGTAGGTTCCTCCGCAAACTGCGCTTCCGCAATGACCGTACTGAACTCCATCATGGCCAAAACACTGGCTGAGTTCAAGAAAGAAGTGGACGGCCTGATCGAAAAAGGCGAAAAGAAAGAGATCGCTATCATGCAGACGCTCCGCAAATACATCGTTGATTCCGAGAAGATCCTCTTCGAAGGCGACGGTTACAGCGAAGAGTGGACCAAGGAAGCGGAAAAACGCGGCCTCCCGAACGTGAAAACCACACCGAAGGCCCTGGACGCCATGGTGAGCAAAAAAGCGACCGAACTGTTTACCAGCACCGGCGTTTACAACGAAAAAGAACTGCATGCCCGTCACGAGATCCTGCTGGAAGACTACGTGAAAAAAGTGCAGATCGAAGCCCGCGTGATCGGCGACCTGGCTACCAACCATGTGCTGCCCGCTGCCGTTAAATATCAGAACGAGCTGCTGACCAACATTAAAGGTCTGAAAGAAGTAGGACTGAAAGAAGATGCGTATAAAGCGCAACTGCAAATTGCCACTAAGATATCTGAACATATCAATGTCATCAGTGAGAACGTACAGGCTATGATCGAAGCGCGTAAAGTAGCGAACAAGCTGGAAGACAGCCGTCAGAAAGCGATCGACTACTGCGAGAAGATCAAAGAACCGTACTTTGATGTGATCCGTTACCACTCCGACAAACTGGAGTTCCTGGTAGATGACAAAATCTGGGGTCTCCCCAAGTACAGAGAGCTGCTTTTCTTGCGATAA